One genomic window of Lytechinus variegatus isolate NC3 chromosome 1, Lvar_3.0, whole genome shotgun sequence includes the following:
- the LOC121430949 gene encoding LON peptidase N-terminal domain and RING finger protein 3-like: MELEDLATEAFRRSNFELASDLIDRLLEKQGHNIEFLLMKGDSLANMGRLNEALSVYSHAFRMGDISSDKLHGFVNALVKNLSQNAGRDISKDLGKFSCSVCRGLLSKPTTLLCGHTFCKTCIEHQSKRSCVICKFPYSSNGSKCKKLTLNVTLSDLILKYFPHEVKSQEIKSAGNELFKLGRHSEAMEKYSLAIKTAPGDHLCLSNRSHTYNVQGLYSEALQDATKVCQMRPDWAKGFYRKGTALVGLGRQEEGLEAFSRCLTLDPSFHSAKVSLTKVLHTLLQPVDASSVKANEMQRSPSLSKLYLNEAVDDGLEEVNRVEELSGRMGPGEEREDGKRQESPIKHNVNTGTTLDRRKFSPVERKYTKKRLPSQTDEQIHPFTDGSSPDAKNQSKRFKKCPLSMLEKKGCGEKEQIVKPGPGYTIPTDMIEKTDFECSLCLRLFYQPTTTPCGHTFCRGCLDRCLDYSQSCPLCKQSLSEYQAVNRDKKVTYILQELMESFLSSDYAERQQIHRKELDQVASHAFQDGGTIPVFVCTIALPTIPCPLHVFEPRYRLMIRQAMESGARQFGMCISDDENEFAEYGCMLEINQLEYLPDGRCVLGTVGGRRFKVLERGMRDGYNTAKVEFLKDTIAEGEVGSELRALNNSVYQQARTWFVNLPIYHQTRIVDHFGPMPQQASDPQASFNGPQWHWWLLAILPLHPRVQLSILSKTSLKERLQVLQRSLTRMTNIPS, encoded by the exons ATGGAACTGGAAGATTTAGCCACAGAAGCATTCAGGCGATCAAATTTTGAGCTTGCCAGTGACCTAATTGATCGGCTTTTGGAAAAACAGGGACATAATATAGAATTTCTTCTCATGAAAGGCGATTCTCTTGCCAATATGGGGAGGCTCAATGAAGCGTTGAGCGTGTACTCCCATGCGTTTCGCATGGGAGACATCAGCAGTGATAAACTTCATGGATTTGTTAATGCCTTGGTGAAAAATCTTAGCCAAAATGCCGGGCGTGACATCTCAAAAGATCTTGGAAAGTTTTCCTGTTCTGTGTGCCGTGGACTTCTTTCCAAACCAACAACTCTCCTTTGCGGACACACATTTTGTAAAACTTGTATTGAACACCAATCAAAACGTTCTTGTGTTATATGTAAGTTCCCATACAGTTCTAATGGCAGTAAATGTAAAAAACTGACTCTAAATGTTACTCTTAGTGATCTTATTTTGAAGTACTTTCCCCATGAAGTAAAGTCTCAGGAAATTAAATCAGCTGGTAATGAATTATTCAAGCTTGGCAGACATTCAGAGGCAATGGAGAAATACAGCTTAGCAATAAAAACAG CACCGGGCGATCACCTGTGTCTCAGCAACAGGTCCCACACTTACAATGTCCAAGGTCTCTACAGTGAAGCCTTGCAAGATGCCACTAAAGTATGTCAGATGAGACCTGACTGGGCAAAG GGCTTCTACAGGAAAGGAACAGCATTAGTAGGCCTAGGCCGGCAAGAAGAAGGACTTGAAGCTTTCTCCAGGTGTCTCACATTGGATCCATCTTTTCATTCTGCAAAGGTCTCCCTCACCAAG GTCCTCCACACACTACTTCAGCCTGTCGATGCAAGCAGTGTGAAAGCCAACGAGATGCAACGATCCCCGTCCCTGAGTAAGCTGTATCTCAATGAGGCAGTTGATGATGGGCTTGAGGAGGTGAACAGAGTGGAAGAACTGAGTGGTAGAATGGGACCAGGAGAGGAGAGAGAAGATGGGAAGAGACAGGAGAGTCCTATCAAG CATAATGTAAATACAGGCACAACCCTCGACCGAAGGAAATTCTCACCGGTGGAACGAAAATATACCAAAAAGCGCCTACCAAGTCAAACGGATG AGCAAATTCACCCTTTCACAGACGGCTCGTCTCCTGATGCCAAAAACCAGAGTAAACGGTTCAAGAAGTGTCCCTTAAGTATGCTAGAGAAGAAGGGATGCGGCGAGAAAGAACAAA TTGTGAAACCGGGGCCAGGATATACTATACCCACCGACATGATTGAGAAAACAGACTTTGAATGCAGTCTGTGTCTAAG GTTGTTCTATCAACCTACTACTACTCCATGCGGCCATACTTTCTGCCGAGGATGTTTGGATCGTTGCCTTGACTACAGCCAGTCTTGTCCTCTTTGTAAGCAGTCTTTAAGTGAG TACCAAGCAGTTAATCGAGATAAGAAAGTAACATACATCTTGCAAGAGCTTATGGAGTCCTTCCTATCATCAGATTATGCTGAGAGGCAACAGATTCATAGAAAAGAACTTGACCAAGTAGCCAG TCATGCATTCCAAGATGGAGGCACAATTCCTGTATTTGTGTGCACCATTGCCTTACCCACAATTCCCTGTCCTCTCCATGTATTCGAGCCACGATACCGTCTGATGATACGTCAAGCTATGGAATCTGGAGCAAGACAGTTTGGGATGTGCATCtctgatgatgaaaatga ATTTGCGGAATACGGCTGCATGTTGGAGATCAACCAGCTGGAGTACCTTCCCGATGGCAGGTGTGTCCTGGGGACAGTCGGAGGTAGGAGGTTCAAGGTCCTGGAGCGAGGAATGAGGGACGGCTACAACACTGCCAAGGTGGAGTTCTTGAAGGATACCATTGCAGAAG GTGAAGTTGGAAGCGAGTTGCGGGCTTTGAATAATTCGGTTTACCAACAAGCTCGTACGTGGTTTGTCAATCTGCCAATCTACCACCAGACTCGCATTGTTGATCATTTTGGTCCCATGCCTCAACAAGCCAGTGACCCTCAG gcaagtttcaatggccCACAGTGGCACTGGTGGCTCCTCGCCATCCTCCCACTCCACCCGAGGGTCCAGCTCTCCATCCTCTCCAAGACCAGCCTGAAGGAGCGGCTCCAGGTCCTCCAACGCAGTCTCACACGCATGACCAACATCCCCTCCTGA